From the genome of Burkholderia cepacia ATCC 25416:
ACGGAAACCTACTACGCGTATCCGGAAGTCGCCGGCTCGGCCGCGCTGATCGAGAAGTGGGCGCTGCTGCGCGATGTGCGCGGCAACGTGACGAAGGCGCTCGAGGAAGCGCGCACCGCGAACCGCATCGGTTCGTCGCTGCAGGCCGAAGTCGCCGTGCATGCGAGCGGCGCACGCTACGACGCGCTCACGAGCCTCGGCGATGATCTCAAGTTCGTGCTGATCACGTCGGCCGCGACGGTCGTCAAGGTCGACGACGAAGCGCAGGAAAGCGTCGACGTCGCAGCGTCGAAGTACCAGAAGTGCGAACGCTGCTGGCACTACCGCGAAGATGTCGGCGCGCACGCCGATCACCCGACGCTGTGCGGCCGCTGCTTCTCCAACCTGTTCGAAAACGGCGAAATCCGGAGCGCTGCTTGAATATGGCGAAAACCCTCTCGAAACCGGCCAGCGGCGCGCTTGCGCCCTGGCTCGGCATTTCGCTGATCGTGATCCTGTTCGACCAGCTGTCGAAGATCGCGATCCTGAAAACGTTCGTGTACGGCGCGCAGCATGCGCTGACGTCGTTCTTCAACCTCGTGCTGGTGTACAACCGCGGCGCTGCGTTCGGCTTCCTGTCGACCGCGAGCGGCTGGCAGCGCTGGGCGTTCACCGCGCTCGGCATCGGCGCGACGCTCGTGATCTGCTTCCTGCTGAAGCGCCACGGCCACCAGCGGCTGTTCAGCGTGTCGCTCGCGCTGATCCTCGGCGGCGCGCTCGGCAACGTGATCGACCGGCTCGTCTACGGCCACGTGATCGACTTCCTCGATTTCCACCTCGGCGCCTGGCACTTCCCGGCGTTCAACCTCGCCGATTCCGCGATCACGATCGGCGCGGTGCTGCTGATCTACGACGAACTGCGTCGCGTGCGCGGCTCGCGCTAAGCGCGCATACTCGGCGTCGACGGCCGGCTTCGCGCCGGCCGTTCCGTTCGACCCTTGGAGGCCTGAGTTGGCACAAGCAGAACTCGCAGGAAAACACCTCGTTCTCGGCCTGACGGGCGGCATCGCCTGCTACAAGATCGCCGAGCTCACGCGGCTGCTCGTGAAGGCAGGCGCGACCGTGCAGGTCGCGATGACCGAAGCCGCCACCCAGTTCATCACGCCCGTCACGATGCAGGCGCTGTCGGGCCGGCCCGTCTATACGAGCCAGTGGGACGCGCGCATCGACAACAACATGGCGCACATCGACCTGTCGCGCGAAGCCGACGCGATCGTGATCGCGCCCGCGTCGACGGATTTCCTCGCGAAGCTCGCGCACGGGTTCGCGGACGACCT
Proteins encoded in this window:
- the lspA gene encoding signal peptidase II, with the protein product MAKTLSKPASGALAPWLGISLIVILFDQLSKIAILKTFVYGAQHALTSFFNLVLVYNRGAAFGFLSTASGWQRWAFTALGIGATLVICFLLKRHGHQRLFSVSLALILGGALGNVIDRLVYGHVIDFLDFHLGAWHFPAFNLADSAITIGAVLLIYDELRRVRGSR